The proteins below are encoded in one region of Silene latifolia isolate original U9 population chromosome 2, ASM4854445v1, whole genome shotgun sequence:
- the LOC141641365 gene encoding aspartic proteinase CDR1-like, with protein MIQSCDSRVCQSLDKSQITCSGKGNCSYSFLYGDFSHTNGDLATDTITFKSGVGANGISFPKISIGCGHNNGGIFESDGSGIVGLGAGPLSLVSQLGSSISGRFSYCLIPYSKEGNYTSKINFGNIGQVTGPGVISTAIVKGQLRTYYYLTLNGLTIEKTTIPFHRKSSSNADDTTMKGNLIIDSGTTLTILPPDMVSDLKTALEKGIQGEKVNDPSGNRLQPCYKTTKGGADLNIPDVTMHFDGGDLVLKPKNTFFGVADGVVCLAISSVSGMLGDGILDYVYRLG; from the coding sequence ATGATCCAATCTTGTGACTCACGAGTTTGTCAAAGTTTGGATAAAAGTCAAATTACTTGTTCGGGTAAAGGAAATTGTAGTTATAGTTTCCTATATGGCGACTTCTCTCATACAAACGGGGACTTAGCAACCGATACCATAACATTCAAGTCGGGAGTTGGAGCCAACGGAATATCTTTCCCTAAGATTAGCATTGGTTGTGGCCATAATAATGGCGGAATATTTGAGAGTGATGGGTCCGGTATAGTCGGTCTTGGGGCTGGGCCCTTATCATTGGTGTCCCAACTTGGTTCGTCAATTAGTGGTAGATTCTCATATTGCTTAATCCCTTACTCTAAGGAAGGTAATTACACGAGTAAGATTAATTTTGGGAATATCGGACAGGTGACCGGACCAGGAGTTATTTCAACTGCTATAGTGAAAGGTCAACTAAGAACCTATTATTACCTAACCCTAAATGGTCTTACCATTGAAAAGACAACAATACCCTTTCATAGGAAATCATCTAGTAATGCTGATGATACTACTATGAAGGGCAACTTAATCATAGATTCGGGGACTACATTGACAATTTTGCCCCCGGATATGGTCTCTGATTTAAAAACTGCCTTGGAGAAAGGTATCCAAGGAGAGAAGGTAAATGATCCATCGGGGAATCGCTTGCAGCCTTGTTACAAAACAACTAAGGGTGGTGCTGATCTAAATATTCCGGACGTCACAATGCATTTTGATGGTGGTGACTTGGTGTTGAAGCCAAAGAATACATTTTTTGGAGTTGCTGATGGAGTGGTATGCCTTGCTATTTCGTCAGTAAGTGGTATGCTAGGCGATGGAATATTAGACTACGTTTATAGGTTGGGCTAA